The Apium graveolens cultivar Ventura chromosome 6, ASM990537v1, whole genome shotgun sequence genome contains a region encoding:
- the LOC141668014 gene encoding protein ESMERALDA 1-like isoform X1 encodes MHAYNRLPSTGHTSPSPPASPLRSPRFRHSRIKTGRFNSPSSSAAVSPKTPSQRITRTLLSVLLRRQGVFLFAPLIYIVCMLFYIGTVSFDVVPFINHRAAPGSVYRTPQVYAKLKPEMDADYSTSDAISTTWKLSHKGSQWRPCLSKSSGGLPESNGYIYVEANGGLNQQRTSICNAVAVAAYLNATLVIPEFHYHSIWKDSSEFKDIYDEEFFLSTLKNDVRIVDKVPGYLMERYDSNTSNLLNFKVKAWAPIQYYKDEILPRLLEEKVIRISPFANRLSFDAPLPVQRLRCIANYEALRFSSAILSLGESLVARMKNHSLKNSGKYISVHLRFEEDMVAFSCCVYDGGKKEEEDMKAARERGWKGKFTRAGRVIRPGAYRIDGKCPLTPLEVGLMLRGMGFDNTTSLYLASGEIYNANTNMGPLLEMFPLLQTKETLASEIELAPFKKFSSRMAAIDYTVCLHSEVFVTTQGGNFPQSLLGHRRYMYGGHSKTIRPDKRKLVLFLDNPNIGWKNFKRQMLLMRAHSDSKGFELRRPHDSIYSFPCPNCMCRVNKTEDRVHT; translated from the exons ATGCACGCATACAACAGGCTACCTAGCACCGGACACACTTCCCCATCTCCCCCAGCCTCTCCTCTCCGCTCTCCTCGCTTCCGTCACTCCCGTATCAAAACCGGCCGGTTCAACTCTCCCTCCTCCTCCGCCGCCGTCTCTCCCAAAACTCCTTCTCAACGCATTACCCGTACTTTACTCTCCGTCTTACTCCGTCGCCAAGGCGTTTTTCTATTCGCTCCACTCATTTACATTGTCTGTATGTTATTTTATATCGGCACTGTGTCATTCGACGTCGTTCCGTTCATTAATCACCGCGCTGCGCCTGGCTCAGTGTACAGAACTCCTCAGGTTTACGCTAAGTTGAAGCCCGAGATGGACGCTGATTACTCCACTTCCGATGCG ATATCAACTACATGGAAACTTAGCCATAAAGGCAGTCAGTGGAGGCCATGTTTAAGCAAGTCCTCTGGAG GATTACCCGAATCAAATGGCTATATTTACGTTGAGGCAAATGGTGGCTTGAATCAGCAGAGGACATCG ATATGCAATGCAGTTGCTGTGGCGGCGTATCTTAATGCGACACTTGTCATTCCCGAGTTTCATTATCATAGCATTTGGAAAGACTCTAG TGAATTTAAAGACATCTATGATGAAGAATTTTTTCTTAGTACTTTGAAAAATGATGTAAGAATAGTCGATAAAGTTCCTGGTTACTTGATGGAACGATATGATAGCAACACAAGCAATCTACTCAATTTCAAAGTAAAAGCCTGGGCCCCCATTCAGTACTACAAAGATGAAATACTTCCCAGGCTCCTCGAAGAAAA gGTGATAAGGATTTCTCCTTTTGCAAATCGTTTGTCGTTTGATGCTCCTCTACCTGTTCAACGACTTAGATGCATAGCAAATTATGAAGCTTTACGGTTTTCGAGTGCTATATTAAGTTTGGGTGAGTCTCTCGTTGCAAGGATGAAAAATCACAGCTTAAAAAATAGTGGCAAGTACATTTCTGTCCATCTTCGATTTGAGGAG GATATGGTTGCTTTTTCTTGTTGCGTATACGATGGCGGAAAAAAAGAAGAGGAAGACATGAAAGCTGCAAGGGAGAGAGGCTGGAAGGGGAAATTTACAAGGGCTGGTCGAGTTATTCGCCCTGGAGCATACAGAATAGATGGCAAGTGTCCATTAACACCTTTAGAG GTTGGTTTGATGTTGAGAGGGATGGGGTTTGACAACACCACATCTTTATATTTAGCTTCTGGAGAAATATACAACGCGAATACTAATATGGGCCCCCTATTGGAAATGTTTCCCCTTTTACAAACCAAAGAGACCCTGGCATCTGAGATAGAACTAGCTCCATTTAAG AAATTTTCTTCCAGGATGGCTGCTATAGATTATACTGTCTGTCTTCATAGCGAAGTGTTTGTGACAACTCAGGGAGGTAACTTCCCTCAGTCTCTGTTGGGTCATAGAAGATATATGTATGGTGGACACTCAAAAACAATCAGGCCTGACAAGAGGAAATTAGTCTTGTTTCTTGACAATCCTAATATAGG GTGGAAAAATTTTAAGCGTCAGATGCTATTAATGCGTGCTCATAGCGATTCGAAAGGGTTTGAACTCAGACGACCGCATGACTCCATATATTCGTTCCCTTGTCCAAATTGCATGTGCCGTGTGAATAAAACAGAAGATAGAGTGCATACATAG
- the LOC141668014 gene encoding protein ESMERALDA 1-like isoform X2, whose protein sequence is MHAYNRLPSTGHTSPSPPASPLRSPRFRHSRIKTGRFNSPSSSAAVSPKTPSQRITRTLLSVLLRRQGVFLFAPLIYIVCMLFYIGTVSFDVVPFINHRAAPGSVYRTPQVYAKLKPEMDADYSTSDAISTTWKLSHKGSQWRPCLSKSSGGLPESNGYIYVEANGGLNQQRTSICNAVAVAAYLNATLVIPEFHYHSIWKDSSEFKDIYDEEFFLSTLKNDVRIVDKVPGYLMERYDSNTSNLLNFKVKAWAPIQYYKDEILPRLLEEKVIRISPFANRLSFDAPLPVQRLRCIANYEALRFSSAILSLVQDMVAFSCCVYDGGKKEEEDMKAARERGWKGKFTRAGRVIRPGAYRIDGKCPLTPLEVGLMLRGMGFDNTTSLYLASGEIYNANTNMGPLLEMFPLLQTKETLASEIELAPFKKFSSRMAAIDYTVCLHSEVFVTTQGGNFPQSLLGHRRYMYGGHSKTIRPDKRKLVLFLDNPNIGWKNFKRQMLLMRAHSDSKGFELRRPHDSIYSFPCPNCMCRVNKTEDRVHT, encoded by the exons ATGCACGCATACAACAGGCTACCTAGCACCGGACACACTTCCCCATCTCCCCCAGCCTCTCCTCTCCGCTCTCCTCGCTTCCGTCACTCCCGTATCAAAACCGGCCGGTTCAACTCTCCCTCCTCCTCCGCCGCCGTCTCTCCCAAAACTCCTTCTCAACGCATTACCCGTACTTTACTCTCCGTCTTACTCCGTCGCCAAGGCGTTTTTCTATTCGCTCCACTCATTTACATTGTCTGTATGTTATTTTATATCGGCACTGTGTCATTCGACGTCGTTCCGTTCATTAATCACCGCGCTGCGCCTGGCTCAGTGTACAGAACTCCTCAGGTTTACGCTAAGTTGAAGCCCGAGATGGACGCTGATTACTCCACTTCCGATGCG ATATCAACTACATGGAAACTTAGCCATAAAGGCAGTCAGTGGAGGCCATGTTTAAGCAAGTCCTCTGGAG GATTACCCGAATCAAATGGCTATATTTACGTTGAGGCAAATGGTGGCTTGAATCAGCAGAGGACATCG ATATGCAATGCAGTTGCTGTGGCGGCGTATCTTAATGCGACACTTGTCATTCCCGAGTTTCATTATCATAGCATTTGGAAAGACTCTAG TGAATTTAAAGACATCTATGATGAAGAATTTTTTCTTAGTACTTTGAAAAATGATGTAAGAATAGTCGATAAAGTTCCTGGTTACTTGATGGAACGATATGATAGCAACACAAGCAATCTACTCAATTTCAAAGTAAAAGCCTGGGCCCCCATTCAGTACTACAAAGATGAAATACTTCCCAGGCTCCTCGAAGAAAA gGTGATAAGGATTTCTCCTTTTGCAAATCGTTTGTCGTTTGATGCTCCTCTACCTGTTCAACGACTTAGATGCATAGCAAATTATGAAGCTTTACGGTTTTCGAGTGCTATATTAAGTTTGG TGCAGGATATGGTTGCTTTTTCTTGTTGCGTATACGATGGCGGAAAAAAAGAAGAGGAAGACATGAAAGCTGCAAGGGAGAGAGGCTGGAAGGGGAAATTTACAAGGGCTGGTCGAGTTATTCGCCCTGGAGCATACAGAATAGATGGCAAGTGTCCATTAACACCTTTAGAG GTTGGTTTGATGTTGAGAGGGATGGGGTTTGACAACACCACATCTTTATATTTAGCTTCTGGAGAAATATACAACGCGAATACTAATATGGGCCCCCTATTGGAAATGTTTCCCCTTTTACAAACCAAAGAGACCCTGGCATCTGAGATAGAACTAGCTCCATTTAAG AAATTTTCTTCCAGGATGGCTGCTATAGATTATACTGTCTGTCTTCATAGCGAAGTGTTTGTGACAACTCAGGGAGGTAACTTCCCTCAGTCTCTGTTGGGTCATAGAAGATATATGTATGGTGGACACTCAAAAACAATCAGGCCTGACAAGAGGAAATTAGTCTTGTTTCTTGACAATCCTAATATAGG GTGGAAAAATTTTAAGCGTCAGATGCTATTAATGCGTGCTCATAGCGATTCGAAAGGGTTTGAACTCAGACGACCGCATGACTCCATATATTCGTTCCCTTGTCCAAATTGCATGTGCCGTGTGAATAAAACAGAAGATAGAGTGCATACATAG
- the LOC141663900 gene encoding 10 kDa chaperonin-like, which produces MAKRLIPTLNRVLVEKIVHPSKTTAGILLPEKASKLNSAKVVAVGPGEIDKAGNKIPVSVKEGDTVLLPEYGGTEVKLGDKEYYLFRDDDILGTLHD; this is translated from the exons ATGGCAAAGCGTTTGATCCCAACACTTAACAGAGTCCTGGTGGAGAAAATTGTTCATCCTTCCAAAACTACTGCTGGAATTCTCCTCCCTGAGAAAGCTTCTAAG TTGAATTCTGCGAAAGTGGTTGCGGTAGGACCTGGTGAGATTGATAAAGCTGGAAATAAGATTCCGGTGTCTGTTAAGGAAGGTGATACTGTTCTCTTGCCTGAATATGGCGGTACCGAAGTCAAGCTCGGCGACAAAGA GTATTACTTGTTCAGGGATGATGATATCTTGGGGACTCTTCATGATTGA
- the LOC141668014 gene encoding protein ESMERALDA 1-like isoform X3 produces MHAYNRLPSTGHTSPSPPASPLRSPRFRHSRIKTGRFNSPSSSAAVSPKTPSQRITRTLLSVLLRRQGVFLFAPLIYIVCMLFYIGTVSFDVVPFINHRAAPGSVYRTPQVYAKLKPEMDADYSTSDAISTTWKLSHKGSQWRPCLSKSSGGLPESNGYIYVEANGGLNQQRTSICNAVAVAAYLNATLVIPEFHYHSIWKDSRVIRISPFANRLSFDAPLPVQRLRCIANYEALRFSSAILSLGESLVARMKNHSLKNSGKYISVHLRFEEDMVAFSCCVYDGGKKEEEDMKAARERGWKGKFTRAGRVIRPGAYRIDGKCPLTPLEVGLMLRGMGFDNTTSLYLASGEIYNANTNMGPLLEMFPLLQTKETLASEIELAPFKKFSSRMAAIDYTVCLHSEVFVTTQGGNFPQSLLGHRRYMYGGHSKTIRPDKRKLVLFLDNPNIGWKNFKRQMLLMRAHSDSKGFELRRPHDSIYSFPCPNCMCRVNKTEDRVHT; encoded by the exons ATGCACGCATACAACAGGCTACCTAGCACCGGACACACTTCCCCATCTCCCCCAGCCTCTCCTCTCCGCTCTCCTCGCTTCCGTCACTCCCGTATCAAAACCGGCCGGTTCAACTCTCCCTCCTCCTCCGCCGCCGTCTCTCCCAAAACTCCTTCTCAACGCATTACCCGTACTTTACTCTCCGTCTTACTCCGTCGCCAAGGCGTTTTTCTATTCGCTCCACTCATTTACATTGTCTGTATGTTATTTTATATCGGCACTGTGTCATTCGACGTCGTTCCGTTCATTAATCACCGCGCTGCGCCTGGCTCAGTGTACAGAACTCCTCAGGTTTACGCTAAGTTGAAGCCCGAGATGGACGCTGATTACTCCACTTCCGATGCG ATATCAACTACATGGAAACTTAGCCATAAAGGCAGTCAGTGGAGGCCATGTTTAAGCAAGTCCTCTGGAG GATTACCCGAATCAAATGGCTATATTTACGTTGAGGCAAATGGTGGCTTGAATCAGCAGAGGACATCG ATATGCAATGCAGTTGCTGTGGCGGCGTATCTTAATGCGACACTTGTCATTCCCGAGTTTCATTATCATAGCATTTGGAAAGACTCTAG gGTGATAAGGATTTCTCCTTTTGCAAATCGTTTGTCGTTTGATGCTCCTCTACCTGTTCAACGACTTAGATGCATAGCAAATTATGAAGCTTTACGGTTTTCGAGTGCTATATTAAGTTTGGGTGAGTCTCTCGTTGCAAGGATGAAAAATCACAGCTTAAAAAATAGTGGCAAGTACATTTCTGTCCATCTTCGATTTGAGGAG GATATGGTTGCTTTTTCTTGTTGCGTATACGATGGCGGAAAAAAAGAAGAGGAAGACATGAAAGCTGCAAGGGAGAGAGGCTGGAAGGGGAAATTTACAAGGGCTGGTCGAGTTATTCGCCCTGGAGCATACAGAATAGATGGCAAGTGTCCATTAACACCTTTAGAG GTTGGTTTGATGTTGAGAGGGATGGGGTTTGACAACACCACATCTTTATATTTAGCTTCTGGAGAAATATACAACGCGAATACTAATATGGGCCCCCTATTGGAAATGTTTCCCCTTTTACAAACCAAAGAGACCCTGGCATCTGAGATAGAACTAGCTCCATTTAAG AAATTTTCTTCCAGGATGGCTGCTATAGATTATACTGTCTGTCTTCATAGCGAAGTGTTTGTGACAACTCAGGGAGGTAACTTCCCTCAGTCTCTGTTGGGTCATAGAAGATATATGTATGGTGGACACTCAAAAACAATCAGGCCTGACAAGAGGAAATTAGTCTTGTTTCTTGACAATCCTAATATAGG GTGGAAAAATTTTAAGCGTCAGATGCTATTAATGCGTGCTCATAGCGATTCGAAAGGGTTTGAACTCAGACGACCGCATGACTCCATATATTCGTTCCCTTGTCCAAATTGCATGTGCCGTGTGAATAAAACAGAAGATAGAGTGCATACATAG
- the LOC141663677 gene encoding phytanoyl-CoA dioxygenase, protein MGIDGNLTSDQLSFFYSQGYLVMESFSSPEEIESMRKTMEQLLNDFDPSSSASIFSTKNQQRTSDDYFYESAEKVSFFFEEKAFDADGNLKQPKQLSINKVGHALHENVPEFKKFSCSNKMSSLLHSFGYKRPVIIQSMYIFKQPGIGGEVIPHQDNSFLITEPATCTGLWLALEDATVTNGCLWAIPGSHKDGLVRKFIRDDNGVHFDRPSPSYDQKNFIPIEVKAGSLVVIHGDLIHQSFENKSSKSRHAYSLHVVDTDGCKWAAENWIRRKVDAEPLYVS, encoded by the exons ATGGGTATTGATGGTAATCTCACCTCTGACCAACTCAGCTTCTTCTACTCTCAAG GGTATCTTGTGATGGAATCTTTTTCAAGCCCAGAAGAGATAGAGTCCATGAGAAAAACAATGGAGCAGTTGCTTAATGACTTTGATCCCTCCTCTTCTGCCTCTATTTTCTCCACCAAGAACCAG CAACGTACTAGTGATGATTATTTCTATGAAAGTGCTGAAAAGGTTTCCTTTTTCTTTGAAG AAAAAGCTTTTGATGCCGATGGTAACTTGAAGCAACCTAAGCAACTATCTATTAACAAAGTTGGTCATG CTTTACATGAGAATGTACCCGAGTTTAAGAAGTTCTCCTGCTCAAATAAAATGTCAAGCTTGCTGCACTCGTTTGGTTACAAGAGACCAGTTATCATTCAGTCCATGTATATCTTCAAG CAACCAGGTATCGGGGGTGAAGTAATACCCCATCAGGATAACTCATTTCTTATAACCGAACCAGCAACTTGCACTGGGTTGTGGCTAGCTTTGGAAGATGCTACTGTCACAAACGGTTGCCTATGGGCAATTCCTGGATCACACAAAG ACGGCCTTGTCAGAAAATTTATTAGAGATGACAATGGGGTTCATTTCGATCGGCCCTCCCCGTCCTATGACCAAAAGAATTTCATTCCCATCGAAGTGAAAGCGGGGAGCTTGGTGGTTATTCATGGCGATCTTATTCATCAGAG TTTTGAAAATAAATCCTCAAAGTCAAGACATGCCTACAGCCTGCATGTGGTGGATACAGATGGGTGCAAATGGGCTGCAGAAAATTG GATTAGAAGAAAAGTGGATGCAGAACCACTTTATGTTTCTTGA